Proteins encoded by one window of Kribbella italica:
- the xdhB gene encoding xanthine dehydrogenase molybdopterin binding subunit, with translation MSQLSERPRQAVVGLPLPHESAALHVTGEALYTDDLTGRTHGVLHAWPVQSPHAHARIVALRVKSAYDVPGVVRVLTAEDVPGINDTGVKHDEPLFPAEVMFHGHAVCWVLGETLEAARLGAAAVEIDYQELPSLVTIREAIAAGNFLGSDLRLENGNVEVALAAAPQVFQGEFEFAGQEHFYLETNSSLAMIDEGGQVFVQSSTQHPSQTQEIVAKVLGVASHAVTVQCLRMGGAFGGKEMQSHGFAAIAALGTRMTGRPVRVRLNRTQDLTMTGKRHGFHSQWRAGFDDEGRLVALDATLTADGGWSLDMSEPVLARAICHVDNGYWIPNVRVDGRIAKTNKTSQTAFRGFGGPQGMLVVEDLLGRCAPLLGLDAMELRRRNLYKPNQTTPYGQPVRHAERLESCWSGVLDSGEVERRKAEIEGFNATHPLTKRALAMTPVKFGIAFNLAALNQAGALVHVYRDGSVLINHGGTEMGQGLHTKMLQVAATALGVPPARVRLAPTRTDKVPNTSATAASAGADLNGAAIKNACEQIRERLVYVAGGKLGISPQDVRFADGWVRGLTFGGETLTWEEVVSAAYFQRVQLWAAGFHRTEGLHWDAVAMRGEPFKYFAYGVAASEVEVDGFTGAYTLRRVDIVHDVGDSLSPLIDIGQIEGGFVQGAGWLTLEDLRWDESDGPDRGRLATQAASTYKLPSFSEMPEAFNVQLLEKAHEDGSVYGSKAVGEPPLMLAFSVREALRQAAAAFGPPGTSVDLGCPATPEVVYWALEKARAANHLSIDLSRVELSGM, from the coding sequence CGGCAAGCTGTCGTCGGCCTGCCGCTCCCGCACGAGAGCGCCGCGCTGCACGTCACCGGCGAAGCGCTCTACACCGATGACCTGACCGGGAGGACACACGGTGTCCTGCATGCCTGGCCGGTCCAGTCGCCGCATGCGCACGCCCGGATCGTCGCCCTGCGCGTGAAGTCGGCGTACGACGTCCCGGGGGTGGTTCGTGTTCTGACCGCCGAAGATGTTCCGGGGATCAACGATACCGGGGTCAAGCACGACGAGCCCTTGTTCCCGGCCGAGGTGATGTTCCACGGACACGCCGTCTGTTGGGTACTGGGCGAGACGCTCGAGGCGGCCCGGCTCGGAGCGGCGGCCGTGGAGATCGATTACCAAGAACTTCCGTCGCTGGTGACAATTCGTGAGGCGATTGCTGCTGGCAACTTTCTGGGGTCAGATCTGCGCCTGGAGAACGGTAACGTCGAGGTGGCGTTGGCCGCGGCGCCGCAGGTGTTCCAGGGTGAGTTCGAGTTCGCCGGCCAGGAGCACTTCTACCTCGAGACCAACTCCTCGCTCGCGATGATCGACGAGGGCGGTCAGGTCTTCGTCCAGAGCAGCACCCAGCATCCGTCGCAGACGCAGGAGATCGTCGCGAAGGTGCTCGGCGTGGCCAGTCACGCGGTGACCGTGCAGTGCCTGCGTATGGGCGGTGCCTTCGGTGGCAAGGAGATGCAGTCGCACGGGTTCGCCGCGATCGCGGCGCTCGGCACGAGAATGACCGGGCGGCCTGTGCGGGTGCGACTCAACCGCACGCAGGACCTGACGATGACGGGCAAGCGCCATGGCTTCCACAGCCAGTGGCGGGCCGGATTCGACGACGAGGGCCGTCTGGTGGCACTCGACGCGACGCTCACCGCCGATGGTGGGTGGAGCCTTGACATGTCGGAGCCGGTGCTGGCTCGGGCGATATGCCACGTCGACAACGGGTACTGGATCCCGAACGTTCGCGTTGACGGGCGGATCGCGAAGACGAACAAGACCTCCCAGACGGCGTTCCGCGGTTTCGGGGGACCGCAGGGCATGCTGGTCGTAGAAGATCTACTGGGCCGGTGTGCGCCGCTGCTCGGGCTCGACGCGATGGAGTTGCGCCGCCGCAATCTGTACAAGCCGAATCAAACGACGCCGTACGGGCAGCCGGTCCGTCATGCTGAGCGGCTCGAATCCTGCTGGAGCGGAGTACTGGACAGCGGCGAGGTCGAGCGCCGGAAGGCGGAGATCGAGGGGTTCAACGCGACCCATCCGCTGACGAAGCGGGCGCTGGCGATGACGCCGGTGAAGTTCGGTATCGCGTTCAACCTGGCCGCGCTCAATCAGGCGGGGGCGTTGGTGCATGTCTACAGGGACGGATCGGTCTTGATCAACCACGGTGGCACCGAGATGGGGCAGGGCCTGCATACTAAAATGTTGCAGGTCGCGGCGACCGCGCTCGGCGTGCCGCCGGCTCGCGTCCGGCTGGCTCCGACCCGTACCGACAAGGTGCCCAACACCTCGGCGACTGCGGCCAGTGCCGGAGCGGATCTCAACGGCGCGGCGATCAAGAACGCCTGTGAGCAGATCCGGGAGCGTCTCGTCTACGTTGCCGGTGGCAAGCTCGGGATCAGCCCGCAGGACGTGCGTTTCGCCGACGGCTGGGTCCGCGGGCTCACCTTCGGTGGCGAAACGCTGACCTGGGAGGAAGTTGTCAGTGCGGCGTACTTCCAACGCGTCCAGCTTTGGGCGGCCGGCTTCCATCGCACCGAAGGCCTGCACTGGGACGCCGTCGCGATGCGGGGCGAGCCGTTCAAGTATTTCGCGTACGGCGTCGCGGCCTCGGAGGTTGAGGTCGATGGATTCACCGGCGCCTACACACTGCGCCGGGTCGACATCGTCCATGACGTGGGCGACAGCCTCAGCCCGCTGATCGACATCGGCCAGATCGAGGGCGGGTTCGTCCAGGGCGCCGGCTGGCTGACGCTCGAGGACCTGCGCTGGGACGAGAGCGACGGCCCTGACCGTGGCCGGCTGGCAACGCAGGCCGCCAGCACCTACAAGCTGCCAAGCTTCTCAGAGATGCCCGAGGCCTTCAACGTCCAGCTGTTGGAGAAGGCCCACGAGGACGGCTCCGTCTACGGCTCCAAGGCGGTCGGAGAGCCGCCGCTGATGCTCGCCTTCTCCGTACGAGAGGCGTTGCGTCAGGCGGCAGCAGCATTCGGCCCGCCTGGAACGAGCGTAGATCTGGGCTGCCCTGCCACACCCGAGGTCGTGTACTGGGCGCTCGAGAAGGCACGGGCCGCGAACCATTTGTCGATCGATCTTTCGCGTGTCGAGCTGAGCGGGATGTGA
- the xdhC gene encoding xanthine dehydrogenase accessory protein XdhC, whose product MRVVQMLRERRLPCVLVTVISVRGHSPRDAGAKMVVSRDGAWGTVGGGNLEMVATNQARALLATAASEPEVLEFALSDKALYQQAVQCCGGQVKVLLEPLPVVPSVAIFGIGHVGLELARILARHDLELHLVDSRPDQLEPSRLSVLDDAEAGVHVHQVPVLPELVIGELPPGTHVLVMTHDHAEDAALCDAALRNGQLATIGLIGSHAKWARFRHTLAADGNSAEAIDTITTPIGLADLPGKEPAVIAVSVAAWLLQQFVAERISAEA is encoded by the coding sequence ATGCGAGTTGTTCAGATGCTGCGTGAGAGGCGTCTGCCCTGTGTGCTGGTGACCGTGATCTCCGTGCGTGGACATTCCCCCCGGGATGCCGGTGCCAAGATGGTGGTCTCGCGGGACGGGGCCTGGGGAACTGTTGGTGGCGGTAACCTCGAGATGGTCGCGACCAACCAGGCCCGAGCACTACTGGCGACGGCCGCCTCCGAGCCCGAAGTACTCGAGTTCGCGCTGTCGGACAAAGCGCTGTACCAGCAGGCCGTGCAGTGCTGCGGCGGTCAGGTCAAGGTGCTGCTGGAGCCGCTGCCGGTCGTCCCGTCCGTCGCGATCTTCGGGATTGGTCACGTTGGTCTGGAACTGGCCCGGATCCTTGCCCGGCACGACCTGGAGCTGCACCTCGTCGACTCACGGCCGGATCAGCTCGAGCCGTCGCGACTGTCGGTACTGGACGACGCCGAGGCGGGAGTGCACGTGCACCAGGTGCCCGTGTTGCCCGAGCTCGTGATCGGCGAACTACCACCGGGAACGCATGTGCTGGTGATGACGCACGACCACGCGGAGGATGCCGCGCTCTGCGACGCAGCCCTTCGCAATGGGCAGCTCGCCACCATCGGACTGATCGGGTCCCATGCGAAGTGGGCGCGATTCCGCCACACTCTTGCCGCGGATGGAAACTCGGCCGAGGCGATCGACACGATCACCACCCCGATCGGGCTGGCGGACCTGCCAGGTAAGGAGCCGGCCGTGATCGCGGTCAGCGTGGCTGCCTGGCTGCTGCAGCAGTTCGTTGCCGAGCGCATATCCGCAGAAGCGTGA